A genomic region of Solanum dulcamara chromosome 2, daSolDulc1.2, whole genome shotgun sequence contains the following coding sequences:
- the LOC129876493 gene encoding 2-hydroxyisoflavanone dehydratase-like, with product MDSTHPESSEVVFDVPIFFKVYKDGRVERYRKHDFAPPWDNSVTGVQSKDIVIVPKNNVTVRLYLPKITQNYQKFPLLVYFHGGGFVIESAFSTYYDSYLHSVAAETNVIAVSVEYRLAPEHKIPACYDDSWAVMKWVSQHSIGEQGAEPLLKYYADFSRVFLSGDSSGANIAHSMMMRASIDEDHKLGVGDSLKLVGMALIHPYFGNNKPDRIWSYCCPENPNTDDPRCNPAAHPSMSSKLCCSNILICTAEKDFIRDRGRTYSEALKKCG from the exons ATGGATTCAACTCATCCAGAATCATCAGAAGTTGTTTTTGATGtcccaatattttttaaagtctACAAAGATGGCCGTGTCGAAAGGTATCGAAAACATGATTTTGCCCCTCCTTGGGATAATTCCGTCACAGGTGTTCAATCCAAAGATATCGTCATCGTACCAAAGAACAACGTTACGGTACGCCTTTACCTTCCTAAAATCACCCAAAATTACCAGAAATTTCCACTTCTTGTGTATTTCCATGGAGGTGGGTTTGTGATCGAATCAGCATTTTCTACTTACTATGATAGTTATCTCCACTCTGTAGCTGCAGAAACCAATGTAATTGCTGTATCTGTCGAGTATCGATTAGCTCCAGAACATAAAATTCCTGCGTGTTATGATGATTCCTGGGCTGTTATGAAATGGGTCTCTCAGCACTCAATTGGCGAACAAGGAGCTGAACCTTTGCTGAAATATTATGCTGATTTTTCCCGAGTTTTCTTGTCAG GTGATAGCTCAGGAGCCAATATTGCTCATAGCATGATGATGCGAGCAAGTATAGACGAAGATCATAAACTTGGAGTTGGAGATAGCTTAAAGCTCGTCGGAATGGCATTAATTCACCCTTATTTCGGGAACAATAAGCCAGATAGAATTTGGTCGTATTGTTGCCCTGAAAATCCCAATACTGATGACCCTCGATGCAATCCAGCAGCACATCCCAGTATGTCATCCAAGCTTTGTTGTTCCAACATTCTGATATGCACAGCAGAGAAGGATTTTATAAGGGACAGAGGGCGGACATACTCTGAGGCCCTCAAGAAATGTGGATGA